The genome window gctgctgccgaagcagcaaccgggacccacggctcaACGTGCcctccgaagcacggaagcgtccagaaaagaatcacttgaaatcggtcatcCATCCAATGAGagaccgtgccatgtgttgcttaacttcgATGATCAGTTATGATCTTTAAAGCTAGCTCGACTACAGACGCTTCAGTTAATTAGATAATGACAAAAAAGCTTGATAGCATCACAAAATGACTAAGCAATTTATATGCCATTTTCTTTTATCTTTCAGTAATTTCAGCACAATTTGAATAATGTCCACATCAACTGCGCAATTTCACACTTTTCCCCAAGCGATGATTACTTCCCGCCATCCGAGTTTGACCTCTGATCCCCTGAAATAAGGGTTATGTTTTGAGTGAAAGAGAGTTTTTGGTGTAGTCATTGTTGATTTTCGATTCGCTTACGCACGGGAAGGaaaacatttgtttttttattttatatttaagtgcTCGCCTTTTATTGATTGACATGCAAtccattattttataactgttttaaattatacctacatcgATGATACCAGACTATTAGGTTTACTTGACTTATACAGAAGTATACTTGACTTGACTGAGCACCTAtacaatagtacctacctatgtaaggTAATCATTCGTTGATAGCGAGATTTCTCATTACAGTAACAGCTTGTAAGAGCCTGTCCAGACGGAGCGTTTTGCGCGCGTAAGCTCTCGCGCGTTTCAATTTATGTTGCGTCCAGATGCTGCGTTTTACGCGCGTTGCTACGCGCGGTGTCTGGCGGACGGATTCAGCCAGTTTTAAAAATGGAGCCTCTCACAGCGGTTGTGTTGTGGCTTGCGTACCGTCGATGGAAACGTCGTAAACGTAGAGAAAGTCGAAGATTTAACGTGCATCCAATTCTACGAGACAGAATGACGCAAAGTATGTTTATAACATTATACCCAAAGCTGAGAGAACACAACGAAAAGTTTTTCAATTACTTCCGGATGTCAGTAACATCGTTCGATGATTTGCTAAAACTTATACAAGATGATTTGACACCCAACAGAATCTATGTGCTAAAGGATACTGTTTCTGCCGAAGAAAAACTCGTGATTACTTTgaggtaataatatttattatttttatacttttttccCTTAATCAATTTAACAATCTCGGTATAGCTCCATCAATTCACTCTCTTGGGAATCTTGAGTAGACGCCGGTGATGGGTTATTGTAGTTAGACGCCGGTGATGGGTTATTGTAGTTAGACGCCGGTGATGGGTTATTGTAGTTAGACGCCGGTGATGGGTTATTGTAGTTAGACGCCGGTGATGGGTTAGATTGGGAATTGCGTTGTCCAGTGCAATAACGTGAAAACGAAGATGCTGAAGGGTCTGTTTCGTTATATCCTGTATCGTTAAAAAATCCTCTTTGTCCGCGGTGTGTCATTCCTGCTTGGTGATTATATTGTGGTGAAGGTGCAGGTGAAGGAATATAATGTGAAGGTGAATGACATGGGGCTCGTTGAGCTTTTTGGAGCACATTCATTAAATCAATTTTAGCTTGAAGCCTCATTTCTTCAGGTACTTTAATAAGCTCCTTATGCAGTGACAAACAAAATagtttatcatcatcagactCCGATGTTTGTGGCTGATTTCTAGGTGCTAAATTTTTGCTTATAATGGCAAGAAATTCCTCATCGGCTGcgttcattttttttttctttttcggcTGGCTAACTGGAGGTCTCATAACATCTTCCCCGTCGCCAGAAATGTCTTGTTCTTCAGGTGCAGCAGGCGAGGAAACGATGTTGCTATCAGTAGTTTTATTGCGTGTCGATCGTTCGAGGAACATCAAACgttcaaaatatatatatttatttttgctgGCTTTTGATCCAGACGGTGTGGTTTTTATCCTTTTCATTTCTCTGACAAAGCCATCACGCAATCCTTTCCACTTCTTTTGCAATAACATtcctgaaataataaaaaaaatattgaaacgaccttactaaatatttatatttaataacatttttttttcagatattTGGCTACAGGATGTTATTTTGCGGACTTGCATTATGCCTACAGATTGGGAAAGTCGACAATTATCGAAATAGTACAGAAAACTTGTTACGTCATATGGCTAAAACTGCAAAATATAGTGATGAGAGAACCTACGAAAGCAGAATGGGAAGAGATTTCAAAACAATTCCAAAAGTATACACATTTTCCAAATTGTATCGGCGCCGTAGATGGCAAGCATTTCCGTATCATAAAGCCTGACCATTCTGGGTctcttttctataactataagaattatttttcaaCTGTTTTATTGGCTGTATGCGAtgcaaattattgttttatttctgtaGATATCGGCGCATATGGCAAAAGTAGTGACTCCACAATTTTCAAAGACTCcgttttgtataaaaaacttGTCGACAAAACTTTAGATATTCCAGACCCAAAGCCAATATCGCAAACAGATACAACTCCCTTGCCACACGTGATTGTAGGTGATGAGGCGTTTGGTCTATCTGAAAACGTAATGCGCCCTTATTGCGGTAAATCTCTAACAaccaaaaaaagaattttcaactATCGCCTATCCAGAGCCCGGCGTTACATTGAATGTTCCTTTGGTATTTTGGTAAATAAATGGAGAATATTTCATAGACCATTAAATGTTGACATTGAGTTTGCAGAAAACATCATTAAAGCTTGTTGTGTCCTTCATAATTACGTAAGGTTAAGAGATGGTTATAGATATGATGACACTCTGTACGAAACTTCCCTAAATAGTTTGAACTGTGAGGCAGTGAGGCCTAATGCGAGATCTAAGAATATAAGAGACAGATTCGctgattattttgtaaatgaaGGGAAAATCCCTTGGCAAGACAAGATGGTATAGTAGTTTGTAGTAGCCTACGTAGTTTAAGAAAtaatcttattaaataaagtaattgtCACTTACCCAacgtttttttcttttcgtcGGAATCACCAGCTTCGCAAAAAATTTCGACTATTTCTTCCCAATTCCTACGTTTAATGAGTCTATTTGCGTAATCAGCAGATTCCATATCCCATATGGCTATTCTCTTTTCAACTTCTTCAATTAAAAGTTCGGTGTCGAAGTTATCGCGCTCCATTTCAAATCTAAATACGTCCACTCTCTATGGACACGCGCATACTACTGAACGCTCCAATGCCGCCAGAGTATCTCGACTCGCGCGGCGCTCGCGCGTAAAACGAGCGAGTCGAGAGTCGGGCGCATGACACGCGTTTTACGCGCGAGTTTTGAAACGCGCGAGAGCATCTGGACGGAGTGCTTGTAGCTCTAGTGCCTCGGGAACGCGCGAGTGTCTACGCGCGTAAGCTTACGCGCGCAAAACGCTCCGTCTGGACAGGCTCTTAAAACGGGCCCTAAATTTGGGTCAATTATCGTGTTTGGACTAGCGCTTTGACAGACCGCCCTAATCCAATACGTCACGACGCTAAAGTGAAATTGAGTCATTCGGGCGAATGTTCCAgcgggttactctatactgtcGGAAAACGAACTAGACAGAGCtgtcggcacgtttaatacaacgacgTACAGAATGGCTCGCGCAGCATATTCAGTGTGTTGTTTTacggacccgacaaacttaAAGGGAcaattctacgagtaatttcatcaagaaaaaataatttgatttatttatttatttgatactttattgcacaaatatgaaatataagtgtacaaaaggtggacttaatgctaagagcataatctcaatattctagaaatggcggccattttaaagttgctttgaacttttttatgtaacttttaagcagttgtggatatttttattgcatagagatgactttttgcgggtaaaagcattttatttcatgtccgtaaggcgtttaaatctcgTGATATGATTTTCtataaagaagaagaaaatcgAATTTAAGTTACCTAGACATTAGACCCCTACATAtggggttttttctcgatgaaattactcgtagaatccacccttaaagtttgtcgggtccgaaaaacaacacatagtagagtgaccccccctgAAATTACGTAGCTCGTAATTCGCTACAAATAACTCACATTTGACACGACACAGCCGCCCTCTGGAGGCCATCTGATATTCATTAACATGTTAGCGAGTGTTTTGTGAAAGTCTGCGAGGGCTGGAAAGCAAATTGATATGTGACTGTTAAAATGGGGTGCCTGAAACATTCAGTATGAAAAtcagtatgaatggtctgtgCGTTTAGTAcgggtttgatagtttgtcgaaaacgataaaagtttacgttttcccAGATACAAAGTGgtgcctctagcggaaactgtcataaaacttttgacagataatctttgcaggtgacagaagaaaacgtaaactctTTTTGTTTTCGTAAATGGCAAAACCCGTAAATACTAAAGGCTCTGGAggcgaaataggcagacgttcctcTCTGCCGTGGTAGTATTCCaaaaaggcccaccgatttataaaaacgaaggtacagtaaggggcagaaaaacctgaaccctctcagaagcattgttactatgagaggggggtcaggtttctctgcacataaCCGTACACCCGAGTCCACGTTCTATGGCCCGAAGGAGTAAGAAgtttaccaccaccgaacattattGCTTATGCATCAAATCTGACCACCAGACAGATGTGGTCATTAGAAGAGTTCGGTGTGAGTTTCATAATGTTTATCATTGTGTAAAGTGCACTCCCTAAAATGATCATAAAATTACTGAGTGATAGCAAATGATTCGTTTATAATGGCAGTGATCACTGATCAGTAAAGCAGATAATtcctataaaatatttaaccaaTGGCAATATCGCGTGATCACCGATTCACCCTATTGGCCAATAAACTTAAGTAATTTGAGACTACCAATCACAATGTGTTCTGTACGTAGGTATACAATGTATGGAAAagccaatataattatactcgTTTAATGATGAGTAATAATAGATATTCGTTCCCGTAGAGTATATTTTACTAGTAATTAAAGATCACTGAAAGTTTTAGAGCCATGCGTAATCAATACTTTAAACGAAAATAACAGATCTGTTGAGTTTCTTCAATACTTTATTCTGTTCTTTGTAAATGGGTGTGTAAGAACATGCATCTGGCTCACACGAATACTTAGAACTTTCGTGTATGCCCTCCCCTTAAGGTCTAAAAtaccttcctaagcttggaccattccCTACTACGCTGGTCCACGGGTAGGTTAACatactatattttgtataggatgtgctaaatctagatgtacaaaatatttcctcacgatgttctCCTTTTATGTAAGCGCACGATGAAATATCCTTACTTACTacttaattgtatttatattcCTGAATTTTCAGTATATGAACCCACGGTATCTGGATTGCCACCACGGCTTTagtttgatttataaataataataaatatagggACACCCGGCCATCCACGATACCCATGTATCGGACAGCTGTTACCTATatatatctgccccggccgggaatcgaacctagGACCATCGGCCTAGCAGTCAGGGTAACTATCCACTACACAATTCAGTCGTATGCTTTTGTCATTTAGTAACCTCATggtgagcggtggtagctcagtcgggtaagcgcacGCTTCTCATGCAAGAGatcgggttcgaatcccggcgctgacatgtaccaatgagttcttttaacttaagtacaatgtataccatcgctcttaagGTGAAGTAGAACatcagtggaccagcgtggtgggaaatggtccaagcttaggaaggcagtttagaccttgaggatatgcacaaagattccactcgagagagccaggtgcaggtacttacacccctacagagaatataatataggATAGCCTCATAATTTCCGCTACTTCCTAGTTTTTGCAACATCTGTGTGTGATATTCTATTATTAGATGGAAGGATCAATTTCCGTTCTTTGTCTTTTGTtacgttatttttatttatgtcttGATGTGGAAACATAAGTGACGCTTTTGTTTTCTTCGAAggtaaaactaaaaatatcaGAGACTCTTCTCTCTCTTTTATAGCAATAATCATATTGTTATACTTACAGGTTGTTTcaaagttaatttccaaaactcgtagaacaaaagtggttcagaatgacccccgtGAGTCACCCCccttcggcttaatataccctttttgcaacacttgTATATGTTACCTATAAGATTTATGTAAAAGGAAAAGGGGAATTcaaatatatacctatgtaccaaTTTTTGAAGTcctgtttatttatgtttgcCTAAGACGGCATAGTAGGTCCGAAGCAGATATACTAAGTGCTAATTtttccatagtcggttagagcataaccaggtattagtggttgacttttgacacatctgtcaaggattttatatggagatgacgtataattaatAACCAATCCCTGGACGGTTAGATAAccaactatggagaaattggcactaaacatGGTATTTCCTCAGTGCGAGCGATTcggatttaaattaaatgttacaaCAACCTGAAACTTCAAACAATAATAGCCCTTGTGTAAATGCACTGTAATGTCATTTTCTGTGGGCGCTGAGCAAAGTTTACTTTAATTTGCTAATCGGTGGACAGTATTAAAAGTAGTATAGTAGTTTAATTCCGTAAGTATAGTGATGTTGTAACTTAGCCATATACATAAGGATCCAACCAGTGATTTTCAACCTCTCacgtaaacaaataaatataatgatgaaGTTAATTTCATAAATGCATTTAAGCGGACGTTATTTTTATCCTCTGACAGTAAATATTGGTGTTATAAGTTACAAATACACAGATACGTTACTGTAGTGTGTAgatttgtgtgtgtgtggtagTAGAGCTctcaaacggctgaaccgattttcgatttgtttttttgggtCAAAGGTATGTTACCCCGACATTTAccccatattttatcaaaatcggcctAGGTGttaaaaagttatgcgactgtTAGTGTTGAAATGGCGAGGGTTTTAAACGTTTATGGATAACAAATAGAAATTCAGTCAACAGTTTGGGAGCCACAGATCTGTTGAGCATGGCATACAAATAGTATATTTATGTCCACAAATATTCTACTGGAGTGCGTAGACGTAGTGTTGTAGGTCCATTCCTTTTCGTCAGTATTCCGTATGACCTTAGAAATATTCGAACAATGAGTTCAAATTGCAAATGAACATTTGTTAAAGAATAGTTGACACTGTGAATGTAATGAATTATAAAGGCAGTGTGCCTTCTATGTAGTATgagataattattgttttatttaaacaactGTTACATTAAATTACCGAGACATATATTTGAACATGGATCTCTACTAAACCACTACTGTGCCGCAATCACTATAAATCACTTATGATAATAATCACTCCGTCAACATAACTAATCCCCGCATTCTTGTTTCAGGTAAAGCCAAATTAAATGAAGACATGTCGCTGAGAACAACTGAAATTGTGGCATCTCACTTGCAAACCCACTGAACTGCCATGACCTCAGAAGAACCACTCAATGGCGCCCAAAACACGGAAGAATCGAAAAAATCAGATGACTGCGCAAAATTCGGAGACCCCACCCCCAAAAACAACATCAAAACAGACGCAGAGGatgaaaagaaaagaaaatctcACGATCTAATGAGACTCG of Plutella xylostella chromosome 26, ilPluXylo3.1, whole genome shotgun sequence contains these proteins:
- the LOC119694166 gene encoding uncharacterized protein LOC119694166, which codes for MERDNFDTELLIEEVEKRIAIWDMESADYANRLIKRRNWEEIVEIFCEAGDSDEKKKTLGMLLQKKWKGLRDGFVREMKRIKTTPSGSKASKNKYIYFERLMFLERSTRNKTTDSNIVSSPAAPEEQDISGDGEDVMRPPVSQPKKKKKMNAADEEFLAIISKNLAPRNQPQTSESDDDKLFCLSLHKELIKVPEEMRLQAKIDLMNVLQKAQRAPCHSPSHYIPSPAPSPQYNHQAGMTHRGQRGFFNDTGYNETDPSASSFSRYCTGQRNSQSNPSPASNYNNPSPASNYNNPSPASNYNNPSPASNYNNPSPASTQDSQESELMELYRDC
- the LOC119694165 gene encoding protein ALP1-like, producing the protein MEPLTAVVLWLAYRRWKRRKRRESRRFNVHPILRDRMTQSMFITLYPKLREHNEKFFNYFRMSVTSFDDLLKLIQDDLTPNRIYVLKDTVSAEEKLVITLRYLATGCYFADLHYAYRLGKSTIIEIVQKTCYVIWLKLQNIVMREPTKAEWEEISKQFQKYTHFPNCIGAVDGKHFRIIKPDHSGSLFYNYKNYFSTVLLAVCDANYCFISVDIGAYGKSSDSTIFKDSVLYKKLVDKTLDIPDPKPISQTDTTPLPHVIVGDEAFGLSENVMRPYCGKSLTTKKRIFNYRLSRARRYIECSFGILVNKWRIFHRPLNVDIEFAENIIKACCVLHNYVRLRDGYRYDDTLYETSLNSLNCEAVRPNARSKNIRDRFADYFVNEGKIPWQDKMV